A genomic window from Panthera tigris isolate Pti1 chromosome B4, P.tigris_Pti1_mat1.1, whole genome shotgun sequence includes:
- the RASSF8 gene encoding ras association domain-containing protein 8 isoform X3, with protein sequence MGWPSPYAETEERPVQPPLSRTGRYTLIEKWRDTERHLAPHENPIISLNKWGQYASDVQLILRRTGPSLSERPTSDSVARIPERTLYRQSLPPLAKLRPQIDKSIKRREPKRKSLTFTGGAKGLMDIFGKGKETEFKQKVLNNCKTTADELKKLIRLQTEKLQSIEKELESNEIEIQFWEQKYNSNLEEEIVRLEQKIKRNDVEIEEEEFWENELQIEQENEKQLKDQLQEIRQKITECESKLKDYLAQIQTMESGLEAEKLQREVQEAQINEEEVKGKIGKVKGEIDIQGQQSLRLENGIKAVERSLGQATKRLQDKEQELEQLTKELRQVNLQQFIQQTGTKVTVLPAEPIEVEASHADIEREAPFQSGSLKRPGSSRQLPSNLRILQNPISSGFNPEGIYV encoded by the exons GTCGAACTGGAAGGTACACTCTTATAGAAAAATGGAGAGATACTGAAAGACACTTAGCGCCTCATGAAAATCCTATCATATCCTTAAACAAATGGGGGCAGTATGCTAGTGATGTACAGCTAATTTTACGTCGAACTGGGCCATCTCTTAGTGAGCGACCCACTTCAGACAGTGTGGCTCGAATTCCTGAAAGAACTTTATACAGGCAGAGTTTGCCCCCTTTAGCCAAACTGAGGCCTCAGATTGACAAATCAATCAAAAGGAGAGAACCTAAAAGGAAATCATTAACATTTACAGGAGGTGCCAAAGGATTAATGGACATTTTTGGAAAgggtaaagaaactgaatttaagCAAAAGGTGCTGAATAACTGCAAAACAACAGCAGATGAGTTAAAGAAGCTGATTCGGTTACAGACAGAGAAGCTTCAATCCATTGAGAAAGAGCTAGAATCAAATGAAATCGAAATACAGTTTTGGGAGCAAAAGTATAATTCTAACCTTGAAGAGGAAATTGTCCGCCTGGAGCAAAAGATCAAAAGAAATGATgtagaaattgaagaggaagaatTTTGGGAAAATGAATTGCAGATtgaacaggaaaatgaaaaacagctgAAGGATCAACTTcaagaaataagacagaaaataacagaatGTGAGAGCAAATTAAAGGACTATTTGGCTCAGATCCAGACTATGGAAAGTGGTCTTGAAGCAGAAAAATTACAACGGGAAGTTCAGGAGGCACAAATCAATGAAGAAGAGGTTAAAGGAAAGATTGGTAAGGTCAAAGGAGAAATTGACATTCAAGGCCAACAGAGTCTGAGGCTGGAAAATGGCATTAAAGCTGTAGAGAGATCTCTTGGACAAGCCACCAAACGATTACAG GACAAAGAACAAGAACTGGAGCAGTTGACTAAAGAGCTGCGTCAAGTCAATCTCCAGCAGTTTATCCAACAGACAGGGACAAAAGTTACCGTTTTGCCAGCGGAGCCCATCGAAGTAGAGGCCTCACATGCAGACATAGAAAGGG aGGCACCATTCCAGTCCGGGTCCCTGAAGCGGCCCGGTTCATCTCGACAGCTCCCCAGTAATCTCCGTATTCTACAGAATCCTATCTCATCTGGTTTTAATCCTGAAGGCATATATGTATAA
- the RASSF8 gene encoding ras association domain-containing protein 8 isoform X2, whose product MELKVWVDGVQRIVCGVTEVTTCQEVVIALAQAIGRTGRYTLIEKWRDTERHLAPHENPIISLNKWGQYASDVQLILRRTGPSLSERPTSDSVARIPERTLYRQSLPPLAKLRPQIDKSIKRREPKRKSLTFTGGAKGLMDIFGKGKETEFKQKVLNNCKTTADELKKLIRLQTEKLQSIEKELESNEIEIQFWEQKYNSNLEEEIVRLEQKIKRNDVEIEEEEFWENELQIEQENEKQLKDQLQEIRQKITECESKLKDYLAQIQTMESGLEAEKLQREVQEAQINEEEVKGKIGKVKGEIDIQGQQSLRLENGIKAVERSLGQATKRLQDKEQELEQLTKELRQVNLQQFIQQTGTKVTVLPAEPIEVEASHADIEREAPFQSGSLKRPGSSRQLPSNLRILQNPISSGFNPEGIYV is encoded by the exons GTCGAACTGGAAGGTACACTCTTATAGAAAAATGGAGAGATACTGAAAGACACTTAGCGCCTCATGAAAATCCTATCATATCCTTAAACAAATGGGGGCAGTATGCTAGTGATGTACAGCTAATTTTACGTCGAACTGGGCCATCTCTTAGTGAGCGACCCACTTCAGACAGTGTGGCTCGAATTCCTGAAAGAACTTTATACAGGCAGAGTTTGCCCCCTTTAGCCAAACTGAGGCCTCAGATTGACAAATCAATCAAAAGGAGAGAACCTAAAAGGAAATCATTAACATTTACAGGAGGTGCCAAAGGATTAATGGACATTTTTGGAAAgggtaaagaaactgaatttaagCAAAAGGTGCTGAATAACTGCAAAACAACAGCAGATGAGTTAAAGAAGCTGATTCGGTTACAGACAGAGAAGCTTCAATCCATTGAGAAAGAGCTAGAATCAAATGAAATCGAAATACAGTTTTGGGAGCAAAAGTATAATTCTAACCTTGAAGAGGAAATTGTCCGCCTGGAGCAAAAGATCAAAAGAAATGATgtagaaattgaagaggaagaatTTTGGGAAAATGAATTGCAGATtgaacaggaaaatgaaaaacagctgAAGGATCAACTTcaagaaataagacagaaaataacagaatGTGAGAGCAAATTAAAGGACTATTTGGCTCAGATCCAGACTATGGAAAGTGGTCTTGAAGCAGAAAAATTACAACGGGAAGTTCAGGAGGCACAAATCAATGAAGAAGAGGTTAAAGGAAAGATTGGTAAGGTCAAAGGAGAAATTGACATTCAAGGCCAACAGAGTCTGAGGCTGGAAAATGGCATTAAAGCTGTAGAGAGATCTCTTGGACAAGCCACCAAACGATTACAG GACAAAGAACAAGAACTGGAGCAGTTGACTAAAGAGCTGCGTCAAGTCAATCTCCAGCAGTTTATCCAACAGACAGGGACAAAAGTTACCGTTTTGCCAGCGGAGCCCATCGAAGTAGAGGCCTCACATGCAGACATAGAAAGGG aGGCACCATTCCAGTCCGGGTCCCTGAAGCGGCCCGGTTCATCTCGACAGCTCCCCAGTAATCTCCGTATTCTACAGAATCCTATCTCATCTGGTTTTAATCCTGAAGGCATATATGTATAA